The Plasmodium vinckei vinckei genome assembly, chromosome: PVVCY_14 genome window below encodes:
- a CDS encoding transcription factor with AP2 domain(s), putative, whose translation MISDIQNFSNDGSKKNELLLLLTINNNKEQLNVDMHNPKEKDRHNCNLNTIQGNTSVTDNNSNINDETIYESSVSNVKNVGQNIIHRIVIDEKEDIKTNYKQHETYDVKCSGSTKGYLQKSNFITLCNDEDLKYEQNDGYININNKISDNKRNNINYSSNDSTSDSSHNNSMFYEDLSTSSNSQMSVLNLNDSENCQLMDINSTEVIQNLKNSIDINLKTFNNNNIYENDMNANMQDDQLSIDDSPNKNCNIYNKDCIVINYIRDSGNYTDQNEIAQNSDGDKEREIYHNIGDNKKYTRSYANRNNMVDDERDINVDSRYNKIIKKQTDNISIKNCVKINKSENGQAGIKNIDTNQGKCSVEIADDIIKHHNNTIKNKKGIKNIKNKLVNKRKLTMEKIIKEIHKWEKVNYTYDRLKKWNISEKNRCINIYGNRVHIIRYLKNKYNNMNNYIILNNSTHNIGSHTVLKQDSEKIENSIEGKVGKSEHDYKQCSDNNKEKCIGEHKNNGVKSGINNSSYIKKYIALKRIKEHFMSCKTKCNNANENNKNRNIKNNNIHKKKDKEHKNKTNKNILYTLFENKNDGYRNIVTTQKIGQEENKRNKQNTLIKTEHIGLITNQLNNSSKKDEEPNNDKNINITQENKKNHINVDATTKYNYPLNISNCNNYDLKGSNEDSEQNINNNNILKCTVSDNIDSKSINILTNKSINNKNDSTYLNENKNELNMFQITDEHSNNAKVNQTNIIQDRHIKCKEGNIDENLYSSKNGFNMNLNILNENTKNGVIENNTKISSNQNNDQTSNKINNENFKDVYQSDININTDDSLIYANEINMKSLHNNNNRIEESSLPRNTNMLNYIISILGNGNHEICNTLINGNNYKKNGSYEITIGNNKSGSGVSKNNEYSDNVHTNLPLFGGIKSYVTYPYNSQILKTNQMMIHNEYSLNTTTKNMNNNMIILYNNKSNDNKCSNISMSLNSYYSRINKYHENITNYCNNNNYSIFPNLLTNFYNNFYQVRPIITSNSDNYEYMENNYKNNIYNRKYNTNYENINELDSLNLINSSNLLNIEINDNCKISYINDKNYNYLNPSYINQFDTELYHGNILDAINKETNIDVINEKVSKNELENERKIENENNDIIRNNDKENNENNYKNCKNDSLKENNNIDKIDQNISINHPCNENSAISIKHNLNDERTKNGNIEGNIKSVENYNKELIKSNKIDNNEHECVYANNSTSNGFNRSEENEICQNSQKEEQESHNILESHINNFEENKNGNNCINNYDEMLKGNNANNNIIDDRNIRDINKENDNSNNFNDSENSNNINNNIYENRNPKNIISTHQNHGNLNGHNNYSFPYMNQEITNINNINFENNDITLNTNLLDNSHNIAYDNNIQKDTQNNICYPLLNNTLVNYNGNGHYYNPQLLFGKYGTDFENMNKNYQINNGYINHYHQMENGEIVNVGLDNSCSNYCNNESNENSNNHSSTYCDGYCNGEYENCNNSGMVGVLENNQNNNLNSSENIQNVNINFNGFNMPFNNVYMENAQNNLNYFNNSNNCNFYELNSNFQNMSDDNNNNNINIDMYNNCNTGKIENFNNYENSTSYIYTNTNTNSAPVDTNNDNYENFLWNISKVCNNMGNVYYAFISNANQVVQGMNNHLENGLEKMNNFRNGYACLENINNEEGIFKNKENGEHFENRNKCQDENNESISTVIHNDDHVNSSNEGFGSENGNAYHNNVKDNIMINNNPPLEANKNNITDVINENKNYGCSWNKFDYPIKAEIDETHLINIYNNLYENQQINMIEDSNMVKNLYPNDTIYAYLNTQNYLDTLNNFNNPMESCYLNNKFSNINYENNYCVEAISDKTNNNNKECINTNMLNDQMGQNNNNSNHMPKHGVFNSSNGEHFGSSFEPYSNKFSKAKYEVNYYQSSSYTHNISNSNNVPHNYDIRVNGQRKITKNTKTITRTKMQKTNCKIVSPVNKSKRNQNKKNLGKSNKITPIKHSRFNMNGCKKEKSGSEEKENNCLNWNDSNQTGTNCRIMTTRNQIRNGNSNTVNINREEHDDENNSVINVLNNKRGRRQKIVKRENRDKKGKKCKKEKNKNGVKDGEIKLTYKERRYNKKQELKRKKYETQKSLLSNLDDHIKEMVDEIVKTSFLLPEKGLKGRYALDYNHPIHSVWKDSTRGHCSWRCRWWENGRRLSKNFNVKRFGNECALRLAVAMKLHKSTPKEQEHLLKQQREFLKLCYKNRWINTDDKRDENCMDNKNEVETNSENTTNNNIDNKSNDADTNSNVDESSDQYNKNSELSDNCSSE comes from the coding sequence atgatctCTGATATTCAAAACTTCTCAAATGATGGATCAAAAAAGAATGAacttcttttattattaacgataaataataataaagaacaATTGAATGTAGACATGCATAATCCAAAGGAAAAAGACAGACACAATTGTAACTTAAATACGATACAGGGAAATACAAGTGTCACTGACAACAATAGTAATATCAATGATGAAACAATTTATGAAAGTAGTGTGtctaatgtaaaaaatgtaggacaaaatattatccACCGTATTGTTATAGATGAAAAGGAAGAcattaaaacaaattacAAACAACATGAAACATATGATGTGAAATGTTCTGGAAGTACAAAAGGGTATTTACAAAAGAgtaattttattactttgTGCAACGATGAAGATCTAAAATACGAACAAAATGATGGCTATAtcaatataaacaataaaatttctgataataaaagaaataacaTTAATTATAGCAGTAATGATAGTACAAGCGATAGTAGccataataatagtatgtTTTATGAAGATTTATCAACCTCATCAAATAGCCAAATGTCAGTTTTGAACTTAAATGATTCGGAAAATTGTCAATTGATGGATATTAATTCGACGGAAGttattcaaaatttaaaaaatagcatAGATATCAATTTAAAgacttttaataataataatatttatgaaaatgacATGAATGCAAATATGCAAGATGACCAATTGTCTATCGATGATAgtccaaataaaaattgtaacatatataataaagattGTATTgtcataaattatataagaGATAGTGGTAATTACACTGATCAAAATGAAATTGCCCAAAATAGCGATGGAGACAAAGAAAGggaaatatatcataatattGGTGACAATAAGAAATATACGAGGAGTTATGCAAACAGAAATAATATGGTTGATGATGAAAGAGACATAAATGTTGATAGTaggtataataaaataataaagaaacaaaCAGATAATATATCCATTAAAAACTgtgtaaaaattaataaatcagAAAATGGGCAAGCtggaattaaaaatattgatacAAATCAGGGAAAATGTAGTGTGGAAATAGCTGATGATATAATTAAAcatcataataatacaattaaaaataaaaagggaattaaaaatataaaaaataaacttgtaaataaaaggaaattaacaatggaaaaaattataaaagaaatacaCAAATGGGAAAAAGttaattatacatatgatagattaaaaaaatggaatatatctgaaaaaaataggtgcattaatatttatgggAATCGTGTGCACATTATTagatatttgaaaaataaatataataatatgaacaactatattattttaaacaaCTCTACACACAACATAGGAAGTCATACTGTTCTTAAACAAGATAGCGAAAAAATCGAAAATTCAATAGAAGGTAAAGTTGGAAAATCTGAACATGATTATAAGCAGTGtagtgataataataaagaaaaatgtattggtgagcataaaaataacgGTGTTAAAAGTGGAATTAATAATTCGagttatattaaaaaatatatagcattaaaaagaattaaGGAACACTTTATGAGTTGTAAAACAAAGTGCAATAAtgcaaatgaaaataataaaaatagaaatataaaaaacaacaaTATACACaagaaaaaagataaagaaCATAAGAATAAGacgaataaaaatatcttATACACactttttgaaaataaaaatgatggaTATAGAAATATTGTAACAACTCAAAAAATAGGccaagaagaaaataaaaggaataaacaaaatacaTTAATAAAAACTGAACATATTGGATTAATAACAAaccaattaaataattcaagtaaaaaagatgaagaaccaaataatgataaaaatataaatattacacaagaaaataaaaagaaccATATTAATGTGGATGCAACAACTAAGTATAATTATCCATTAAACATAAGTAActgtaataattatgacTTAAAAGGAAGTAATGAAGATAGCGagcaaaatataaataataacaatattttgaaatgcACAGTAAGCGATAATATAGATAGTAAaagcataaatatattaacaaataaatccataaacaacaaaaatgatagtacatatttaaatgaaaataaaaatgaattaaatatgtttcaAATAACAGACGAACACTCAAATAATGCAAAAGTAAATCAAACTAATATAATTCAAGATAGACATATTAAATGTAAGGAAGGAAATATCgatgaaaatttatatagttCTAAAAATGGCTTTAATATGAatctaaatattttaaatgaaaatacaaaaaatggtgttatagaaaataatactaaAATTTCAAgtaatcaaaataatgatcAAACAtctaacaaaattaataatgaaaactTTAAAGATGTATATCAATCagatattaatataaacacTGATgattcattaatatatgcaaatgaaataaatatgaaaagtttacataataataataatcgAATTGAAGAAAGTAGCTTACCaagaaatacaaatatgttAAACTATATTATAAGTATATTAGGGAATGGTAATCATGAAATTTGTAATACATTAATAAATGGCAATAACTATAAGAAAAATGGCTCTTATGAAATTACAAttggtaataataaatcagGAAGTGGTGTgtctaaaaataatgaatattcaGATAATGTACATACCAATTTACCTTTATTCGGCGGTATAAAAAGTTATGTCACATATCCTTACAACAGccaaatattaaaaacaaacCAAATGATGATACATAATGAATACTCTCTAAATACTACCACAAAAAACATGAACAACAAtatgattatattatacaatAACAAAAGTAACGACAATAAATGTAGTAACATTAGTATGAGTTTGAATAGTTATTATAGccgtataaataaatatcatgaaaatattacgaactattgtaataataataattatagcatatttccaaatttactaacaaatttttataataatttttatcaagTTCGTCCAATTATTACATCAAATAGTGATAATTATGAATACatggaaaataattataaaaataatatatataatagaaaatataatacaaattatgAAAACATTAATGAATTAGATagtttaaatttaattaattcatcgaatttattaaatatagaaattaatgataattgtaaaataaGCTATATTAAtgacaaaaattataattatttgaacccgtcatatataaatcaatTCGATACAGAATTATATCATGGAAATATTTTAGATGCCATAAATAAAGAGACAAATATAGATGTAATTAACGAAAAGgtttcaaaaaatgaattagaaaatgaaagaaaaattgAAAACGAAAACAATGATATAATAagaaataatgataaagaaaataatgaaaataattataaaaattgtaaaaatgattctctaaaagaaaataataatattgataaaattGATCAAAACATTAGCATCAATCACCCATGTAACGAAAATAGTGCAATAAGTATTAAAcacaatttaaatgatgaaagaacaaaaaatggaaatattgaaggaaatataaaaagtgtagaaaattataacaaagaattaataaaatcaaataaaattgataataatgaGCATGAATGTGTATATGCTAATAATAGCACATCTAATGGGTTCAATAGAAGTGaggaaaatgaaatatgcCAAAATTCACAAAAGGAGGAACAAGAAagtcataatattttagaaTCAcacattaataattttgaagaaaataaaaatggaaacaATTGTATTAACAATTATGATGAAATGTTAAAAGGCAATaatgcaaataataatattattgatGATAGAAATATAAGAgacataaataaagaaaacgATAATAGcaacaattttaatgattCTGAAAATTctaacaatataaataataatatatatgaaaatagaaatcctaaaaatattatttctacACATCAAAATCATGGAAACTTAAATGGACATAACAATTATTCATTTCCATATATGAATCAAGAAATtactaatataaataatattaattttgaaaataatgatataactttaaatacaaatttgtTAGATAATTCACATAATATTGcttatgataataatattcaaaaggatactcaaaataatatatgctaCCCGCTTCTAAATAATACTCTTGTTAATTATAATGGTAATGGCCATTATTACAATCCTCAATTATTATTCGGAAAATATGGAACtgattttgaaaatatgaataaaaattatcaaataaataatggaTATATAAATCATTATCACCAAATGGAAAACGGTGAAATTGTGAATGTTGGATTGGATAACAGTTGTAGCAACTATTGTAATAATGAATCTAAtgaaaattcaaataatcATTCAAGTACTTATTGTGATGGATATTGTAATGGGGAATATGAAAATTGCAATAATTCTGGTATGGTTGGTGTTTTGGAAAATaaccaaaataataatttaaatagttctgaaaatattcaaaatgttaatataaattttaatggaTTCAACATGCCAtttaataatgtatatatggaaaatgCACAAAATaacttaaattattttaataatagtaataattgtaatttttatgaattaaactcaaattttcaaaacatgtctgatgataataataataataatataaacattgatatgtataataattgtaaCACTggaaaaattgaaaattttaacaattatgaaaatagcacttcctatatatatacaaatacaAATACGAATTCCGCTCCCGTAGACacaaataatgataattatgaaaattttttatggaaTATTTCTAAAgtatgtaataatatggGGAATGTGTACTATGCCTTCATTAGTAATGCTAATCAAGTTGTCCAAGGGATGAATAATCATTTAGAAAATGgtttagaaaaaatgaacaattTTAGGAATGGTTATGCTTGCttggaaaatattaataatgaagaaggaatttttaaaaataaagaaaatggtGAACATTTCgaaaatagaaataaatgtcaggatgaaaataatgaatccATTTCAACTGTAATACATAATGATGATCATGTTAATTCTAGTAATGAAGGATTTGGTAGTGAAAATGGAAATGCATATcataataatgtaaaagacaatattatgattaataataatccaCCATTAGAAgctaacaaaaataatattactgatgttataaatgaaaacaaaaattatggTTGCAGTTGGAATAAATTTGATTACCCAATTAAGGCAGAAATTGATGAAACACATTTGATCaacatttataataatttatatgaaaatcaacaaattaatatgaTTGAAGATTCCAATATGGTTAAGAATCTATATCCCAATGATActatttatgcatatttaaatacacaaaattatttagatacattaaataattttaataaccCTATGGAATCGtgttatttaaataacaaGTTcagtaatataaattatgaaaataattattgtgTTGAAGCCATTTCTgacaaaacaaataataataacaaggAATGTATCAACACAAACATGCTTAACGATCAGATGggtcaaaataataataattccaATCATATGCCAAAACATGGGGTATTCAATAGTAGCAACGGTGAACATTTTGGTTCATCCTTTGAGCCATATtctaataaattttctaaAGCAAAGTATGAAGTAAATTACTATCAAAGTAGTAGTTATACCCATAACATTAGTAACAGTAATAATGTTCCTCATAATTATGATATTCGTGTTAACGgacaaagaaaaattacTAAAAACACCAAAACTATAACCCGAacaaaaatgcaaaaaacaaattgtAAGATTGTAAGTCCTGTgaataaaagtaaaagaaatcaaaataaaaagaactTAGGAAAATCCAATAAAATTACACCCATAAAACATTCACGTTTTAATATGAATGGTTgcaaaaaagagaaaagtGGATCTgaagaaaaggaaaataattgTTTAAATTGGAACGACAGCAACCAAACTGGTACCAATTGCAGAATAATGACGACTAGGAATCAAATAAGAAATGGTAATTCCAACACAGTTAATATTAATCGAGAAGAACATGacgatgaaaataatagcGTAATTAATGTgctaaataataaaagaggaagaagacaaaaaattgtgaaaagagaaaatagggataaaaaagggaaaaaatgtaaaaaagaaaaaaacaaaaatggtGTCAAAGACggagaaataaaattaacatATAAAGAGCGTCGCTATAACAAGAAACAAGAATTGAagaggaaaaaatatgaaacaCAAAAATCATTACTATCAAATTTAGATGatcatataaaagaaatggTCGATGAAATTGTTAAAACTTCTTTTTTACTACCAGAAAAAGGATTGAAAGGAAGATATGCATTAGATTACAATCATCCTATTCATAGTGTTTGGAAAGATTCAACAAGAGGACATTGTTCATGGAGATGCAGGTGGTGGGAAAATGGAAGAAGATTaagtaaaaattttaatgtaAAAAGATTTGGTAATGAATGTGCTTTACGATTAGCCGTTGCAATGAAATTACATAAAAGTACTCCTAAAGAACAAGAACATTTATTAAAGCAACAACGAGAGTTTCTAAAATTATGTTACAAAAATAGATGGATAAATACTGATGATAAACGTGATGAAAACTGTatggataataaaaatgaagttGAAACTAATTCCGAAAATACCACCAATAACaatattgataataaatcCAATGATGCAGACACAAATAGCAACGTTGACGAAAGTAGCGATCAATATAATAAGAACAGTGAGCTAAGTGACAATTGTAGTAGCGAATAA
- a CDS encoding glideosome-associated protein 45, putative translates to MGSRCSKNKAKAPKRRDMNEFTEKENIESEQNEQTPQAIDMDVPEEQIENEYTSEHANDDNIELDMNDSKSFDRNLDDLDKSNSDIYSESHKYENDSDKLETGSQITLSTDATGIVQQITKLTEPAHEESIYNTYKSSTPCDMDKMDETAKVFSRRCGCDLGDRHDENACKICRKIDLSDTPLLA, encoded by the coding sequence atgggAAGCAGATgctcaaaaaataaagcaaaGGCCCCCAAACGTAGGGACATGAATGAATTCACcgaaaaggaaaatattgaatctgaacaaaatgaacaaaCCCCACAAGCTATAGATATGGATGTTCCTGAAGAACAAATTGAAAACGAATATACTAGTGAACATGCTAACGATGACAATATAGAATTGGATATGAATGATAGTAAATCTTTTGATAGAAATTTAGATGATTTAGACAAATCAAATTCTGATATATATTCAGAATCtcataaatatgaaaatgatagtGATAAATTGGAAACAGGATCACAAATAACCTTATCTACTGATGCTACTGGAATTGTTCAACAAATAACCAAATTAACTGAACCTGCTCATGAagaaagtatatataatacatataagtCTTCCACTCCATGTGATATGGATAAAATGGATGAGACTGCCAAGGTATTTTCAAGACGATGTGGATGTGACCTTGGAGATCGTCATGACGAAAATGCTTGCAAAATATGTAGAAAGATTGATTTATCCGATACTCCATTATTGGCTTAA
- a CDS encoding CAMP-dependent protein kinase regulatory subunit, putative, which yields MEDSDMQTQFQEYSKKIKSNSKNHNNADPLLNKREDGDDTINNGVSSNANKVDEYSSDGDETDCLSDINKKDMDSSPIDIESIEMRQSKRMSVSAEAYGEWNKKKENFIAKVHKKDDKEKKKIREALNESFLFNHLNHLEMETIINAFFDAHVKEGDHIINEGDEGDLLYVIDEGEIEIYKTKNNKKEVLTTLKSKDVFGELALLYNSKRAATAKALTKCHLWALDRESFTYIIKDNIAKKRKMYEDILKQVTVLKDMDPYERSKVADCLKSKTFNTGDIIIYEGEHGDTFYILIDGKATALKSGQVIKTYTKGDYFGELALLRNQPRAATIKAESTCQVVYLERKGFKRLLGPIEKILIRNVENYKQVLKELGIDSSCIEVN from the exons ATGGAAGACAGTGATATGCAAACACAATTTCAagaatattcaaaaaaaattaaaagcaATAGTAAAAACCATAATAATGCAGATCccttattaaataaaagagaAGATGGAGATGATACGATAAATAATGGCGTATCCTCAAATGCTAATAAAG TCGACGAATATTCAAGTGATGGTGACGAAACAGATTGCCTTAGtgatataaacaaaaaagatATGGATTCAAGCCCCATAGACATTGAAAGTATTGAAATGAGGCAATCAAAGAGAATGTCAGTTAGTGCTGAGGCATATGGAGAATGgaataaaaagaaagaaaattttatagctaaagttcataaaaaagatgataaagaaaagaaaaaaattcgTGAAGCATTAAATGagtcatttttatttaatcatTTAAACCATTTAGAAATGGAAACAATTATCAATGCATTTTTTGATGCCCATGTAAAAGAAGGTgatcatataataaatgaaggAGATGAAGGAGacttattatatgtaatagATGAAGGAGaaattgaaatatataaaacaaaaaataataaaaaagaagtaTTAACAACATTAAAATCAAAAGATGTATTTGGAGAACTagctttattatataattcaaaaaGAGCAGCAACAGCTAAAGCTTTAACTAAATGTCATTTATGGGCATTAGATAGAGAAtcatttacatatataataaaagataatatagcaaaaaaaagaaaaatgtaCGAAGATATATTGAAACAAGTAACAGTATTAAAGGATATGGATCCATATGAAAGATCTAAAGTTGCTGATTGTTTAAAATCAAAAACATTTAATACTGgtgatattataatatatgaagGGGAGCATGGagatacattttatattttgattgATGGAAAAGCTACTGCCCTAAAAAGTGGTCAAGttattaaaacatatacAAAAGGTGATTATTTTGGTGAGTTAGCTCTTTTAAGAAATCAACCAAGAGCTGCTACTATAAAAGCAGAAAGTACATGTCAAGTAGTGTATTTAGAGAGAAAAGGATTTAAAAGATTGTTAGGCCcaatagaaaaaattttaatcagaaatgttgaaaattataaacaagttttaaaagaattagGAATAGATTCATCATGCATTGAAGTAAATTAA
- a CDS encoding nucleus export protein BRR6, putative, producing MSINEDRMRIIPMDDTKNYSGSEENDTINLENNSNDLNSYQNFLISGPNPESYKYTDKNCQALVKKEKKSSVSPQPTNSYNYKSGNGGIKHMHLMKRKKGFIGKDPYCSTHLILGNGRSNKKLKKKFLWNRGIDQNTNVSELSYIRDLDNNSFIHDNSQHLVLYDNNRYIDYPRNIKESRSEKMRYFFVYSPDIIQRWLRVIFNIIITSLIVTLIYFIFVSVREDINKKVAIQVQNVKEESNSCKKQYYAHKCGTVSLPLLNEKCEEWLKCMNTDHKLYQDISFLSAQMLGQIMNAFIVQFEWKSICVIAFIFLLIFIGSNYALSIGGGNKSNNNDYSLYNPLMNSPHGIPPYPPYFNFYPYMPSPMNYNNPYGPDFALMNSSYLQNKYYHENNYNRNSYNYSNPYQHTNLNNDSHNSASRNKEHSDNYNQNQKDGGKDSKKVGFLKYLTRDFK from the coding sequence atgagtatCAATGAGGATCGAATGCGAATAATTCCGATGGATGATACAAAGAATTATTCGGGAAgtgaagaaaatgatacaataaatttggaaaataattcaaatgatttaaataGTTATCAGAATTTTCTTATTAGTGGTCCCAACCCTGAGtcatataaatacacaGACAAAAATTGTCAAGCActtgtaaaaaaagaaaaaaaaagttcaGTTAGTCCTCAACCTACTAATagttataattataaaagtgGAAATGGAGGTATAAAACATATGCATTTAATGAAACGTAAAAAAGGGTTTATAGGAAAAGATCCATATTGTAGTACCCATTTAATATTGGGTAATGGACGaagtaataaaaagttaaaaaaaaaatttttatggaATCGGGGTATAGATCAGAATACAAATGTATCCGAATTATCTTACATTAGAGATCttgataataattcatttatacATGATAATTCTCAACATTTAgttttatatgataataatagatATATTGATTATCcaagaaatataaaagaaagtcgaagtgaaaaaatgcgatatttttttgtatattcaCCTGATATTATACAAAGATGGTTAAGagttatatttaatattataattacatCATTAATAGTTAcacttatatattttatatttgtatcaGTAAGagaagatataaataaaaaagttgcTATTCAAGTTCAAAATGTAAAAGAAGAATCAAATTCAtgtaaaaaacaatattatgCCCACAAATGTGGAACTGTGAGTTTACcattattaaatgaaaaatgtgAAGAATGGTTAAAATGTATGAATACTGAtcataaattatatcaagatatatcttttttatcagCTCAAATGTTAGGACAAATTATGAATGCATTTATAGTTCAATTTGAATGGAAAAGTATATGTGTTATcgcttttatatttcttcttatttttattggaAGTAATTATGCATTATCAATTGGTGGTggaaataaatcaaataataatgattataGTTTATATAATCCTCTTATGAATTCACCACATGGTATTCCACCATATCCTccttattttaatttttaccCATATATGCCATCACCAatgaattataataatccATATGGTCCTGACTTTGCATTAATGAATTCATCATAtcttcaaaataaatattatcacgaaaataattataatagaAACTCTTACAATTATTCTAACCCATATCAACATACTAATCTAAATAATGATTCACATAATTCAGCTTCGAGAAATAAAGAACATTCTGATAATTATAATCAAAATCAGAAAGATGGGGGCAAAGATTCCAAAAAAGTTGgctttttgaaatatttaactagagattttaaataa